A portion of the Oreochromis niloticus isolate F11D_XX linkage group LG10, O_niloticus_UMD_NMBU, whole genome shotgun sequence genome contains these proteins:
- the LOC112848076 gene encoding uncharacterized protein LOC112848076, protein MMRKKHFNCGDSQSVHTLLNGKRQEHVLFYQPYTSDQELMIVVQTPVMKPNMENYAKQLVFVDTTHCVNQYSFPLFTLVVRDDHGRGVLVAYAIVSNESQKTLETVLGIVCEHFPTSPRAFMVDKDFAEINALQKVFPESAILLCWYHVLQAVNRWLSKSESGVHGLSNTQKRNEIISLFGKLKACTSEEDFKATSAEFCQTFKQYPLVCQYFQKHWEGIGHMWCDYGRRFSHARSETNNVIERFFHRLKYQFLSGYNNRRLVDLIEVLLGKADNYFSVIKTLQDVGRMKNRFADTLSQVSDSTSRLMKSGWALKITVKNSHGVNAYQVPSESREAIVYDVCPVESYCNCTYGLRGLLCKHLVLLAKLAEVDNDIYPNMETDISTLARIAVKERWLVAILNK, encoded by the exons ATGATGAGGAAGAAGCACTTTAACTGTGGAGACAGTCAAAGTGTACATACCTTACTTAATGGAAAACGTCAAGAACATGTTCTCTTCTATCAACCATACACATCTGACCAAGAACTAATGATTGTTGTGCAGACACCTGTAATGAAACCAAACATGGAGAACTATGCAAAACAGTTAGTATTTGTTGACACCACGCACTGTGTTAACCAGTATTCATTTCCCTTATTCACACTTGTTGTAAGAGATGATCATGGGCGTGGAGTCCTTGTGGCCTATGCTATTGTCAGCAACGAAAGTCAGAAAACCCTGGAAACTGTTCTTGGAATAGTTTGTGAGCATTTCCCAACTTCCCCGAG AGCATTTATGGTTGACAAAGACTTTGCGGAAATAAATGCTTTGCAGAAGGTTTTTCCAGAGTCAGCTATCCTTCTATGCTGGTACCATGTCTTGCAG GCTGTTAATCGATGGCTTTCAAAATCAGAGTCCGGGGTCCATGGGCTTTCTAACACccaaaagagaaatgaaatcATTTCTTTGTTTGGTAAGCTGAAAGCTTGCACATCT GAGGAAGACTTTAAAGCCACATCAGCAGAGTTTTGCCAGACATTTAAGCAATACCCTTTGGTGTGCCAGTATTTTCAGAAGCACTGGGAAGGCATTGGCCACATGTGGTGTGACTACGGCCGTCGCTTCAGTCACGCTCGTTCTGAAACAAACAATGTGATTGAAAG atttttccacCGCCTGAAATACCAGTTTTTATCTGGCTACAACAATAGGCGTCTGGTTGATCTAATTGAAGTGCTCCTAGGGAAGGCCGACAACTACTTCTCAGTCATAAAAACCCTGCAAGATGTGGGCCGCATGAAAAACAGGTTTGCTGACACCTTGTCTCAAGTTTCAGACTCTACTTCAAGACTGATGAAAAGTGGTTGGGCTCTTAAAATTACAGTCAAGAACAGCCATGGAGTTAATGCATATCAAGTCCCATCTGAGTCAAGAGAAGCCATAGTGTATGATGTCTGCCCTGTTGAGTCCTACTGCAATTGTACATATGGCTTACGAGGACTTCTTTGCAAGCATCTAGTGTTACTTGCAAAATTAGCAGAGGTTGACAATGACATCTATCCAAACATGGAAACAGACATTTCTACCTTGGCAAGAATTGCAGTGAAAGAAAG GTGGCTTGTAGCcattttaaacaaatga
- the LOC109203873 gene encoding uncharacterized protein LOC109203873 isoform X2 produces MSMLCPKMLQRKSPVSLPRCPRRNCDSFTMSDYLVGVVGPNSIGISSLKSLFDQTNISDEVIDGLIYLQCENFPHIYPIPSQITGKILDGSIRAQSAYFLKKNIFQMYEKLIGACLENGSHWTLFVSCTDFALSLVHDTFQCPSLGRLKAQAYHIHLFTKQFCDIPKRTIVYMNSFGESEVRKSAVLKNWSSFASARGCTGEWTLSHVSHPHQQDGNSCGVHVIMFAQSLIEGKTHVEEYNTEIPKLRSRLCHYLFSSIDRTRKCSQCWCVIAAKDRVQCQKCGAYKHMRCSKSVCGICIFCERP; encoded by the exons ATGTCAATGCTTTGCCCAAAGATGTTACAGAGGAAATCGCCGGTGTCTTTGCCAAGATGCCCCAGAAG AAACTGCGACTCCTTCACAATGTCAG ATTACCTTGTGGGAGTAGTTGGACCAAACTCTATTGGTATTTCAAGTTTGAAATCCCTGTTTGACCAGACAAACATTTCAGATGAG GTAATAGATGGCCTAATCTATTTGCAGTGTGAG AATTTCCCTCACATTTATCCAATACCAAGCCAAATCACTGGAAAAATTTTGGATGGGTCCATAAGAGCACAAAGTGCATACTTTTTGAAG AAAAACATCTTTCAGATGTATGAGAAATTGATTGGAGCCTGTCTGGAAAACGGCAGCCACTGGACCTTGTTTGTAAGTTGCACAGATTTTGCACTCTCTCTAGTGCATGATACTTTTCAGTGTCCCTCATTAGGAAGGCTCAAGGCCCAAGCCTACCATATCCATCTTTTTACAAAACAGTTTTGTGACATACCCAAGAGGACCATAGTCTATATGAATTCATTTGGAGAGTCGGAGGTCAGAAAAAGTGCGGTGTTGAAAAACTGGAG CTCATTTGCTTCAGCAAGAGGCTGCACTGGAGAGTGGACTTTGTCACATGTGAGCCACCCACATCAACAGGATGGGAACTCATGTGGAGTGCATGTCATAATG TTTGCCCAATCTCTCATTGAGGGTAAAACACATGTGGAGGAGTACAACACTGAAATCCCAAAGCTCAGGTCCCGACTTTGCCACTACTTATTTTCCTCAATAG ATCGAACTAGGAAGTGCAGTCAGTGCTGGTGTGTGATTGCAGCCAAAGACCGG gTGCAGTGCCAGAAATGTGGTGCATACAAGCACATGCGTTGTTCAAAGTCTGTTTGTGGCATCTGTATCTTCTGTGAGA ggcCATAA
- the LOC109203873 gene encoding uncharacterized protein LOC109203873 isoform X4: MSMLCPKMLQRKSPVSLPRCPRRNCDSFTMSDYLVGVVGPNSIGISSLKSLFDQTNISDEVIDGLIYLQCENFPHIYPIPSQITGKILDGSIRAQSAYFLKKNIFQMYEKLIGACLENGSHWTLFFCDIPKRTIVYMNSFGESEVRKSAVLKNWSSFASARGCTGEWTLSHVSHPHQQDGNSCGVHVIMFAQSLIEGKTHVEEYNTEIPKLRSRLCHYLFSSIDRTRKCSQCWCVIAAKDRVQCQKCGAYKHMRCSKSVCGICIFCESKSQYN, translated from the exons ATGTCAATGCTTTGCCCAAAGATGTTACAGAGGAAATCGCCGGTGTCTTTGCCAAGATGCCCCAGAAG AAACTGCGACTCCTTCACAATGTCAG ATTACCTTGTGGGAGTAGTTGGACCAAACTCTATTGGTATTTCAAGTTTGAAATCCCTGTTTGACCAGACAAACATTTCAGATGAG GTAATAGATGGCCTAATCTATTTGCAGTGTGAG AATTTCCCTCACATTTATCCAATACCAAGCCAAATCACTGGAAAAATTTTGGATGGGTCCATAAGAGCACAAAGTGCATACTTTTTGAAG AAAAACATCTTTCAGATGTATGAGAAATTGATTGGAGCCTGTCTGGAAAACGGCAGCCACTGGACCTTGTTT TTTTGTGACATACCCAAGAGGACCATAGTCTATATGAATTCATTTGGAGAGTCGGAGGTCAGAAAAAGTGCGGTGTTGAAAAACTGGAG CTCATTTGCTTCAGCAAGAGGCTGCACTGGAGAGTGGACTTTGTCACATGTGAGCCACCCACATCAACAGGATGGGAACTCATGTGGAGTGCATGTCATAATG TTTGCCCAATCTCTCATTGAGGGTAAAACACATGTGGAGGAGTACAACACTGAAATCCCAAAGCTCAGGTCCCGACTTTGCCACTACTTATTTTCCTCAATAG ATCGAACTAGGAAGTGCAGTCAGTGCTGGTGTGTGATTGCAGCCAAAGACCGG gTGCAGTGCCAGAAATGTGGTGCATACAAGCACATGCGTTGTTCAAAGTCTGTTTGTGGCATCTGTATCTTCTGTGAGAGTAAGTCACAATATAACTAA
- the LOC109203873 gene encoding uncharacterized protein LOC109203873 isoform X3 codes for MSDYLVGVVGPNSIGISSLKSLFDQTNISDEVIDGLIYLQCENFPHIYPIPSQITGKILDGSIRAQSAYFLKKNIFQMYEKLIGACLENGSHWTLFVSCTDFALSLVHDTFQCPSLGRLKAQAYHIHLFTKQFCDIPKRTIVYMNSFGESEVRKSAVLKNWSSFASARGCTGEWTLSHVSHPHQQDGNSCGVHVIMFAQSLIEGKTHVEEYNTEIPKLRSRLCHYLFSSIDRTRKCSQCWCVIAAKDRVQCQKCGAYKHMRCSKSVCGICIFCESKSQYN; via the exons ATGTCAG ATTACCTTGTGGGAGTAGTTGGACCAAACTCTATTGGTATTTCAAGTTTGAAATCCCTGTTTGACCAGACAAACATTTCAGATGAG GTAATAGATGGCCTAATCTATTTGCAGTGTGAG AATTTCCCTCACATTTATCCAATACCAAGCCAAATCACTGGAAAAATTTTGGATGGGTCCATAAGAGCACAAAGTGCATACTTTTTGAAG AAAAACATCTTTCAGATGTATGAGAAATTGATTGGAGCCTGTCTGGAAAACGGCAGCCACTGGACCTTGTTTGTAAGTTGCACAGATTTTGCACTCTCTCTAGTGCATGATACTTTTCAGTGTCCCTCATTAGGAAGGCTCAAGGCCCAAGCCTACCATATCCATCTTTTTACAAAACAGTTTTGTGACATACCCAAGAGGACCATAGTCTATATGAATTCATTTGGAGAGTCGGAGGTCAGAAAAAGTGCGGTGTTGAAAAACTGGAG CTCATTTGCTTCAGCAAGAGGCTGCACTGGAGAGTGGACTTTGTCACATGTGAGCCACCCACATCAACAGGATGGGAACTCATGTGGAGTGCATGTCATAATG TTTGCCCAATCTCTCATTGAGGGTAAAACACATGTGGAGGAGTACAACACTGAAATCCCAAAGCTCAGGTCCCGACTTTGCCACTACTTATTTTCCTCAATAG ATCGAACTAGGAAGTGCAGTCAGTGCTGGTGTGTGATTGCAGCCAAAGACCGG gTGCAGTGCCAGAAATGTGGTGCATACAAGCACATGCGTTGTTCAAAGTCTGTTTGTGGCATCTGTATCTTCTGTGAGAGTAAGTCACAATATAACTAA
- the LOC109203873 gene encoding uncharacterized protein LOC109203873 isoform X1: MSMLCPKMLQRKSPVSLPRCPRRNCDSFTMSDYLVGVVGPNSIGISSLKSLFDQTNISDEVIDGLIYLQCENFPHIYPIPSQITGKILDGSIRAQSAYFLKKNIFQMYEKLIGACLENGSHWTLFVSCTDFALSLVHDTFQCPSLGRLKAQAYHIHLFTKQFCDIPKRTIVYMNSFGESEVRKSAVLKNWSSFASARGCTGEWTLSHVSHPHQQDGNSCGVHVIMFAQSLIEGKTHVEEYNTEIPKLRSRLCHYLFSSIDRTRKCSQCWCVIAAKDRVQCQKCGAYKHMRCSKSVCGICIFCESKSQYN; encoded by the exons ATGTCAATGCTTTGCCCAAAGATGTTACAGAGGAAATCGCCGGTGTCTTTGCCAAGATGCCCCAGAAG AAACTGCGACTCCTTCACAATGTCAG ATTACCTTGTGGGAGTAGTTGGACCAAACTCTATTGGTATTTCAAGTTTGAAATCCCTGTTTGACCAGACAAACATTTCAGATGAG GTAATAGATGGCCTAATCTATTTGCAGTGTGAG AATTTCCCTCACATTTATCCAATACCAAGCCAAATCACTGGAAAAATTTTGGATGGGTCCATAAGAGCACAAAGTGCATACTTTTTGAAG AAAAACATCTTTCAGATGTATGAGAAATTGATTGGAGCCTGTCTGGAAAACGGCAGCCACTGGACCTTGTTTGTAAGTTGCACAGATTTTGCACTCTCTCTAGTGCATGATACTTTTCAGTGTCCCTCATTAGGAAGGCTCAAGGCCCAAGCCTACCATATCCATCTTTTTACAAAACAGTTTTGTGACATACCCAAGAGGACCATAGTCTATATGAATTCATTTGGAGAGTCGGAGGTCAGAAAAAGTGCGGTGTTGAAAAACTGGAG CTCATTTGCTTCAGCAAGAGGCTGCACTGGAGAGTGGACTTTGTCACATGTGAGCCACCCACATCAACAGGATGGGAACTCATGTGGAGTGCATGTCATAATG TTTGCCCAATCTCTCATTGAGGGTAAAACACATGTGGAGGAGTACAACACTGAAATCCCAAAGCTCAGGTCCCGACTTTGCCACTACTTATTTTCCTCAATAG ATCGAACTAGGAAGTGCAGTCAGTGCTGGTGTGTGATTGCAGCCAAAGACCGG gTGCAGTGCCAGAAATGTGGTGCATACAAGCACATGCGTTGTTCAAAGTCTGTTTGTGGCATCTGTATCTTCTGTGAGAGTAAGTCACAATATAACTAA